Proteins found in one Hippopotamus amphibius kiboko isolate mHipAmp2 chromosome 12, mHipAmp2.hap2, whole genome shotgun sequence genomic segment:
- the CCDC184 gene encoding coiled-coil domain-containing protein 184 — MEDGLLEIMTKDGGDMPAPLEVSTVPAVGDVISGEYNGGMKELMEHLKAQLQALFEDVRAMRGALDEQASHIQVLSDDVCANQRAIVSMCRIITTAPRQGGLGVVGGKGSFPGVPQEPETPSPGIADSGLLGRDPEDEEDDDEEEKEMPSSATPTSHCERPESPCAGLLEGDGPLVEPLDLPDITLLQLEGEASL, encoded by the coding sequence ATGGAGGACGGTCTGCTGGAGATCATGACCAAGGACGGCGGCGACATGCCGGCACCTCTGGAGGTGTCCACCGTGCCGGCTGTGGGGGACGTGATCTCCGGGGAGTACAACGGCGGCATGAAGGAACTGATGGAACACCTGAAGGCCCAGCTGCAGGCCCTGTTTGAGGACGTGCGGGCCATGCGGGGGGCCCTAGACGAGCAGGCCTCGCACATCCAGGTGCTCTCGGACGACGTGTGCGCCAACCAGCGAGCCATCGTCTCCATGTGCCGGATTATTACCACCGCGCCCCGCCAGGGTGGCCTGGGCGTGGTCGGCGGCAAGGGGAGCTTCCCGGGTGTCCCCCAAGAGCCGGAGACCCCTTCGCCTGGGATCGCGGACAGCGGTTTGCTGGGTCGCGATCCTGAGGACGAGGAGGACGACgatgaagaagagaaggagatgcCCAGCTCCGCCACACCCACTAGTCACTGTGAGCGCCCCGAGAGCCCCTGTGCTGGCCTCCTGGAGGGGGACGGGCCACTTGTGGAGCCCCTAGATCTGCCCGACATtaccctgctgcagctggagggcGAGGCCTCTCTGTGA